The Dama dama isolate Ldn47 chromosome 23, ASM3311817v1, whole genome shotgun sequence genome contains a region encoding:
- the LOC133045062 gene encoding RNA-binding protein 12 isoform X2: protein MAVVIRLQGLPIVAGTMDIRHFFSGLTIPDGGVHIVGGELGEAFIVFATDEDARLGMMRTGGTIKGSKVTLLLSSKTEMQNMIELSRRRFETANLDIPPANASRSGPPPSSGMSGRVNLPTTVPNFNNPSPSVVTATTSVHESSKNIQTFSTASIGTAPPNMGASFGSPTFSSTVPSTASPMNTVPPPPIPPIPAMPSLPPMPSIPPIPVPPPVPTMPPVPPVPPIPPVPSVPPMTPLPPMSGMPPLNPPPVAPLPAGMNGSGAPVNLNNNLNPVFLGPLNPVNPVQLNSQSSVKPLPINPDDLYVSVHGMPFSAMENDVRDFFHGLRVDAVHLLKDHVGRNNGNGLVKFLSPQDTFEALKRNRMLMIQRYVEVSPATERQWVAAGGHITFKQSIGPSGQTHPPPQPLPRSKSPSGQKRSRSRSPHEAGFCVYLKGLPFEAENKHVIDFFKKLDIVEDSIYIAYGPNGKATGEGFVEFRNEADYKAALCRHKQYMGNRFIQVHPITKKGMLEKIDMIRKRLQNFSYDQREMMLNPEGDVTSAKVCAHITNIPFSITKMDVLQFLEGIPVDENAVHVLVDNNGQGLGQALVQFKNEDDAHGPLRDLGSAVCFM, encoded by the exons ATGGCTGTGGTCATCCGTTTGCAAGGTCTCCCAATTGTGGCGGGGACCATGGACATTCGCCACTTCTTCTCTGGATTGACCATTCCTGATGGGGGCGTGCATATTGTAGGGGGTGAACTGGGTGAGGCTTTCATCGTTTTTGCCACTGATGAAGATGCAAGGCTTGGTATGATGCGCACAGGTGGTACAATTAAAGGGTCAAAAGTAACACTGTTGTTGAGTAGTAAAACGGAAATGCAGAATATGATTGAACTGAGTCGTAGGCGTTTTGAAACTGCCAACCTAGATATACCACCGGCAAATGCTAGTAGATCAGGACCGCCACCTAGCTCAGGAATGAGTGGCAGGGTGAACTTGCCTACAACAGTACCCAACTTTAATAATCCTTCACCCAGTGTAGTTACTGCCACCACTTCTGTTCATGAAAGCAGCAAAAACATACAGACATTTTCCACAGCCAGCATAGGAACGGCTCCTCCAAATATGGGGGCTTCCTTTGGGAGCCCAACGTTTAGCTCAACTGTTCCGAGCACAGCCTCTCCAATGAACACAGTCCCACCTCCACCAATTCCTCCAATCCCAGCGATGCCATCTTTGCCGCCAATGCCGTCTATTCCCCCAATACCAGTTCCTCCTCCGGTACCTACAATGCCTCCTGTGCCTCCTGTGCCCCCAATCCCCCCAGTCCCTTCTGTGCCACCCATGACCCCGCTGCCACCCATGTCAGGCATGCCACCTTTGAACCCGCCACCTGTGGCACCTCTACCTGCTGGAATGAATGGCTCTGGAGCGCCTGTGAATCTGAACAATAACCTGAACCCTGTGTTTCTGGGTCCATTGAATCCTGTTAATCCTGTCCAGCTGAACTCGCAAAGCAGTGTGAAACCACTTCCCATCAACCCTGATGATCTGTATGTCAGTGTGCATGGAATGCCCTTTTCTGCAATGGAAAATGATGTCCGAGATTTTTTCCATGGGCTCCGTGTTGATGCGGTGCATTTGTTGAAAGATCATGTAGGTCGAAATAATGGGAATGGATTGGTTAAGTTTCTCTCCCCTCAAGATACATTTGAAGCTTTGAAACGAAACAGAATGCTGATGATTCAACGCTATGTGGAAGTTAGTCCTGCCACAGAGAGACAGTGGGTAGCTGCTGGAGGCCATATCACTTTTAAGCAAAGTATAGGACCTTCTGGACAAACCCATCCCCCTCCTCAGCCACTTCCCAGGTCAAAATCGCCCAGTGGGCAGAAAAGGTCAAGGTCAAGATCACCACATGAGGCTGGTTTTTGTGTTTACTTGAAAGGGCTGCCATTTGAAGCAGAAAACAAAcatgttattgatttttttaaaaagttggataTTGTGGAAGATAGTATTTATATTGCTTATGGACCCAATGGGAAAGCAACGGGTGAAGGCTTCGTAGAGTTCAGGAATGAGGCTGACTATAAGGCTGCTCTGTGTCGTCATAAACAATACATGGGTAATCGCTTTATTCAAGTTCATCCAATTACCAAGAAAGGTATGCTAGAAAAGATAGATATGATTCGAAAAAGACTGCAAAACTTCAGCTATGACCAGAGGGAAATGATGTTAAATCCGGAGGGGGATGTCACCTCTGCCAAAGTCTGTGCCCATATAACAAATATTCCCTTCAGCATTACCAAGATGGATGTTCTTCAGTTCCTAGAAGGAATCCCAGTGGATGAAAATGCTGTACATGTTCTTGTTGATAACAATGGGCAAGGTCTAGGACAGGCATTggttcagtttaaaaatgaagatgatgCAC ATGGCCCACTGCGTGACCTTGGTTCAGCTGTCTGTTTCATGTGA
- the LOC133045062 gene encoding RNA-binding protein 12 isoform X1: MAVVIRLQGLPIVAGTMDIRHFFSGLTIPDGGVHIVGGELGEAFIVFATDEDARLGMMRTGGTIKGSKVTLLLSSKTEMQNMIELSRRRFETANLDIPPANASRSGPPPSSGMSGRVNLPTTVPNFNNPSPSVVTATTSVHESSKNIQTFSTASIGTAPPNMGASFGSPTFSSTVPSTASPMNTVPPPPIPPIPAMPSLPPMPSIPPIPVPPPVPTMPPVPPVPPIPPVPSVPPMTPLPPMSGMPPLNPPPVAPLPAGMNGSGAPVNLNNNLNPVFLGPLNPVNPVQLNSQSSVKPLPINPDDLYVSVHGMPFSAMENDVRDFFHGLRVDAVHLLKDHVGRNNGNGLVKFLSPQDTFEALKRNRMLMIQRYVEVSPATERQWVAAGGHITFKQSIGPSGQTHPPPQPLPRSKSPSGQKRSRSRSPHEAGFCVYLKGLPFEAENKHVIDFFKKLDIVEDSIYIAYGPNGKATGEGFVEFRNEADYKAALCRHKQYMGNRFIQVHPITKKGMLEKIDMIRKRLQNFSYDQREMMLNPEGDVTSAKVCAHITNIPFSITKMDVLQFLEGIPVDENAVHVLVDNNGQGLGQALVQFKNEDDARKSERLHRKKLNGREAFVHVVTLEDMREIEKNPPAQGKKGLKMSVPGNPAVPGIPNVGMPNAGLPSSGMPSAGLPNAGMPNAGMPAAGMPAAGMPNAGIPSAGMPAAGMPGVGMPGAGIPSAGGEEHAFLAVGSKEANSGPPFNFPGNFGGSNAFGPPLPPPGLGGAFGDARPGMPSVGNSGLPGLGLDVPGFGGGPNNLSGPGFGGGPQNFGNGPGSLGGPPGFGSGPPGLGNAPGHLSGPPAFGPGPGPGPGPIHIGGPPGFGSSSGKPGPTIIKVQNMPFTVSIDEILDFFYGYQVIPGSVCLKYNEKGMPTGEAMVAFESRDEATAAVIDLNDRPIGSRKVKLVLG, translated from the coding sequence ATGGCTGTGGTCATCCGTTTGCAAGGTCTCCCAATTGTGGCGGGGACCATGGACATTCGCCACTTCTTCTCTGGATTGACCATTCCTGATGGGGGCGTGCATATTGTAGGGGGTGAACTGGGTGAGGCTTTCATCGTTTTTGCCACTGATGAAGATGCAAGGCTTGGTATGATGCGCACAGGTGGTACAATTAAAGGGTCAAAAGTAACACTGTTGTTGAGTAGTAAAACGGAAATGCAGAATATGATTGAACTGAGTCGTAGGCGTTTTGAAACTGCCAACCTAGATATACCACCGGCAAATGCTAGTAGATCAGGACCGCCACCTAGCTCAGGAATGAGTGGCAGGGTGAACTTGCCTACAACAGTACCCAACTTTAATAATCCTTCACCCAGTGTAGTTACTGCCACCACTTCTGTTCATGAAAGCAGCAAAAACATACAGACATTTTCCACAGCCAGCATAGGAACGGCTCCTCCAAATATGGGGGCTTCCTTTGGGAGCCCAACGTTTAGCTCAACTGTTCCGAGCACAGCCTCTCCAATGAACACAGTCCCACCTCCACCAATTCCTCCAATCCCAGCGATGCCATCTTTGCCGCCAATGCCGTCTATTCCCCCAATACCAGTTCCTCCTCCGGTACCTACAATGCCTCCTGTGCCTCCTGTGCCCCCAATCCCCCCAGTCCCTTCTGTGCCACCCATGACCCCGCTGCCACCCATGTCAGGCATGCCACCTTTGAACCCGCCACCTGTGGCACCTCTACCTGCTGGAATGAATGGCTCTGGAGCGCCTGTGAATCTGAACAATAACCTGAACCCTGTGTTTCTGGGTCCATTGAATCCTGTTAATCCTGTCCAGCTGAACTCGCAAAGCAGTGTGAAACCACTTCCCATCAACCCTGATGATCTGTATGTCAGTGTGCATGGAATGCCCTTTTCTGCAATGGAAAATGATGTCCGAGATTTTTTCCATGGGCTCCGTGTTGATGCGGTGCATTTGTTGAAAGATCATGTAGGTCGAAATAATGGGAATGGATTGGTTAAGTTTCTCTCCCCTCAAGATACATTTGAAGCTTTGAAACGAAACAGAATGCTGATGATTCAACGCTATGTGGAAGTTAGTCCTGCCACAGAGAGACAGTGGGTAGCTGCTGGAGGCCATATCACTTTTAAGCAAAGTATAGGACCTTCTGGACAAACCCATCCCCCTCCTCAGCCACTTCCCAGGTCAAAATCGCCCAGTGGGCAGAAAAGGTCAAGGTCAAGATCACCACATGAGGCTGGTTTTTGTGTTTACTTGAAAGGGCTGCCATTTGAAGCAGAAAACAAAcatgttattgatttttttaaaaagttggataTTGTGGAAGATAGTATTTATATTGCTTATGGACCCAATGGGAAAGCAACGGGTGAAGGCTTCGTAGAGTTCAGGAATGAGGCTGACTATAAGGCTGCTCTGTGTCGTCATAAACAATACATGGGTAATCGCTTTATTCAAGTTCATCCAATTACCAAGAAAGGTATGCTAGAAAAGATAGATATGATTCGAAAAAGACTGCAAAACTTCAGCTATGACCAGAGGGAAATGATGTTAAATCCGGAGGGGGATGTCACCTCTGCCAAAGTCTGTGCCCATATAACAAATATTCCCTTCAGCATTACCAAGATGGATGTTCTTCAGTTCCTAGAAGGAATCCCAGTGGATGAAAATGCTGTACATGTTCTTGTTGATAACAATGGGCAAGGTCTAGGACAGGCATTggttcagtttaaaaatgaagatgatgCACGTAAGTCTGAACGCTTACACCGTAAAAAACTTAATGGGAGAGAAGCTTTTGTTCATGTAGTTACTTTAGAAGATATGAGAGAGATTGAGAAAAATCCTCCTGCCCAAGGAAAAAAGGGGTTAAAGATGTCTGTGCCAGGTAATCCTGCAGTGCCAGGAATTCCCAATGTGGGAATGCCCAATGCGGGATTGCCCAGTTCAGGAATGCCCAGTGCGGGACTGCCTAATGCGGGAATGCCCAATGCAGGAATGCCTGCTGCGGGAATGCCTGCTGCGGGAATGCCCAATGCAGGAATTCCCAGTGCAGGCATGCCTGCTGCGGGAATGCCTGGTGTGGGAATGCCTGGTGCGGGAattcccagtgcaggaggtgaaGAGCATGCCTTCTTGGCTGTAGGATCTAAGGAGGCCAACAGTGGGCCTCCATTTAACTTTCCTGGTAATTTTGGTGGGTCAAATGCCTTTGGAccaccactccctcctccaggattAGGAGGGGCCTTTGGTGATGCTAGGCCTGGAATGCCTTCAGTTGGAAATAGTGGTTTGCCTGGTCTAGGACTGGATGTTCCAGGTTTTGGAGGTGGACCAAATAATTTAAGTGGACCAGGATTTGGAGGGGGCCCTCAGAATTTTGGAAATGGCCCTGGTAGTTTAGGTGGCCCCCCTGGCTTTGGAAGCGGGCCCCCTGGCCTTGGAAATGCCCCTGGGCATTTGAGTGGGCCTCCAGCCTTtggtcctggccctggccctggccctggcccaaTCCACATTGGTGGTCCTCCTGGCTTTGGATCTAGTTCTGGAAAACCAGGACCAACAATAATTAAAGTACAGAACATGCCCTTCACTGTGTCTATTGATGAGATTTTAGATTTCTTTTACGGTTATCAAGTGATCCCAGGCTCAGTGTGTTTAAAGTACAATGAAAAAGGTATGCCCACCGGTGAAGCTATGGTGGCTTTCGAATCTCGGGATGAAGCCACAGCTGCTGTCATTGACTTAAATGACAGACCTATTGGCTCTAGGAAAGTAAAACTTGTATTAGGGTAG